The proteins below come from a single Saccharopolyspora sp. SCSIO 74807 genomic window:
- a CDS encoding class II fumarate hydratase, whose amino-acid sequence MAEQDYRIEHDTMGEVKVPAAALYRAQTQRAVENFPISGSGLERSQVRALGLLKAAAARVNGKLGILEADMAEAIAAAADEVAEGRHDEHFPIDVFQTGSGTSSNMNANEVIATLATRSLGRDVHPNDHVNASQSSNDTFPTTIHVAATEAVLAEVVPALEHLAAGIEQRAADWAEVVKSGRTHLMDAVPITLGQEAGAWASQVRFGVERLKAGLDRLGELPIGGTAVGSGLNAPEGFGKAVSEELARVTGLPLTEARDHFEAQASQDGVVETSGNLRTVAVSLNKIANDLRWLGSGPRTGLAELALPDLQPGSSIMPGKVNPVIPEATLQVVAQVIGNDAAVSFAGAQGNFQLNVNLPVIARNVLESARLLAAVSRLLADKVFAGVEANADRAREYAEGSPSIVTPLNRYVGYEEAASVAKQALKERKTIREVVLERGHVDSGKLTLEQLDTALDVLGMAQAK is encoded by the coding sequence ATGGCTGAACAGGACTACCGGATCGAACACGACACGATGGGTGAGGTCAAAGTGCCCGCCGCGGCCCTCTACCGCGCGCAAACGCAGCGCGCGGTGGAGAACTTCCCGATCTCCGGGAGCGGGCTGGAGCGGTCCCAGGTCCGCGCGCTCGGGCTGCTCAAGGCCGCGGCCGCCCGGGTCAACGGCAAGCTCGGCATCCTCGAGGCCGACATGGCCGAGGCGATCGCCGCGGCGGCCGACGAGGTCGCCGAAGGCCGCCACGACGAGCACTTCCCGATCGACGTGTTCCAGACCGGCTCCGGCACGTCGTCGAACATGAACGCCAACGAGGTCATCGCGACCCTGGCCACCCGCTCGCTGGGCCGCGACGTGCACCCGAACGACCACGTCAACGCCTCGCAGTCGTCCAACGACACGTTCCCGACCACGATCCACGTCGCGGCCACCGAGGCCGTGCTCGCCGAGGTCGTCCCGGCGCTGGAGCACCTGGCCGCGGGCATCGAGCAGCGCGCCGCCGACTGGGCCGAGGTCGTGAAGTCCGGGCGCACGCACCTGATGGACGCGGTGCCGATCACGCTCGGCCAGGAAGCGGGCGCATGGGCATCGCAGGTGCGCTTCGGCGTGGAACGGCTCAAGGCCGGGCTGGACCGGCTGGGCGAGCTGCCCATCGGCGGGACCGCCGTCGGTTCCGGGCTCAACGCGCCGGAGGGCTTCGGCAAGGCGGTCTCCGAGGAGCTCGCGCGGGTGACCGGCCTGCCGCTGACCGAGGCCCGCGACCACTTCGAGGCGCAGGCCAGCCAGGACGGCGTGGTGGAGACCTCGGGCAACCTGCGCACCGTCGCGGTCAGCCTGAACAAGATCGCCAACGATCTGCGCTGGCTGGGATCCGGCCCGCGCACCGGTCTGGCCGAGCTGGCGCTGCCGGACCTGCAGCCCGGCTCCTCGATCATGCCGGGCAAGGTGAACCCGGTGATCCCGGAGGCCACGCTGCAGGTCGTCGCGCAGGTCATCGGCAACGACGCGGCGGTCTCCTTCGCAGGTGCGCAGGGCAACTTCCAGCTGAACGTGAACCTGCCGGTGATCGCGCGCAACGTGCTGGAGTCGGCGCGGCTGCTGGCGGCGGTTTCCCGGCTGCTGGCGGACAAGGTCTTCGCCGGGGTGGAGGCGAACGCCGACCGCGCCCGCGAGTACGCCGAGGGTTCGCCGTCGATCGTGACGCCGCTGAACCGCTACGTCGGCTACGAGGAGGCGGCTTCGGTCGCGAAGCAGGCGCTCAAGGAGCGCAAGACGATCCGCGAGGTCGTGCTGGAACGCGGGCACGTCGACTCCGGCAAGCTGACGCTGGAGCAGTTGGACACCGCGCTGGACGTGCTCGGGATGGCCCAGGCCAAGTGA
- a CDS encoding NAD(P)/FAD-dependent oxidoreductase yields MAEPHEVDLLVVGAGPTGLYAAYYAGFRDLSVALVDSLPEPGGQVTAMYPEKMIFDVAGFPAVRGRDLVTALVEQAAQYQPRYLLGRDATELSDEDGSVVVSAGAEQVRARAVLITAGIGEFTPRPLPAGGDWLGRGVVHFVPELAVHAGQDVLVVGGGDSAFDWVLALQPIARSVTLVHRRARFRAQAGLVRKVEDLGVPLITEAQVAEVRGDENGVHEVEIEVGEQRRVLPAQTVVAALGFTADLGPIEQWGLDLDKRSIKVDTTMRTNREKIYAAGDVASYPGKVKLIATGFGEAATAVNNIAVELDPAAHLFPGHSSNKG; encoded by the coding sequence ATGGCCGAGCCGCATGAAGTCGATCTGCTCGTCGTGGGGGCCGGGCCGACCGGTCTGTACGCGGCCTACTACGCGGGTTTCCGGGATCTGTCGGTGGCGCTGGTCGATTCGCTGCCGGAACCCGGCGGGCAGGTCACCGCGATGTACCCGGAAAAGATGATCTTCGATGTGGCCGGTTTCCCCGCGGTGCGCGGCCGCGACCTGGTCACCGCGCTGGTCGAGCAGGCCGCTCAGTACCAGCCGCGCTACCTGCTGGGGCGGGACGCGACCGAACTGTCCGATGAGGACGGTTCCGTCGTCGTGTCGGCAGGTGCGGAGCAGGTGCGCGCCCGCGCGGTGCTGATCACCGCTGGGATCGGGGAGTTCACCCCGCGCCCGCTTCCCGCGGGTGGCGATTGGCTGGGCCGCGGCGTGGTGCACTTCGTCCCGGAGCTGGCCGTGCACGCCGGGCAGGACGTGCTGGTCGTCGGCGGCGGGGACTCCGCGTTCGACTGGGTGCTGGCGCTGCAGCCGATCGCCCGCAGCGTCACGCTCGTGCACCGCCGCGCGCGGTTCCGCGCGCAGGCCGGGCTGGTGCGCAAGGTCGAAGACCTCGGCGTTCCGCTGATCACCGAGGCGCAGGTCGCCGAGGTGCGCGGCGACGAGAACGGGGTGCACGAGGTCGAGATCGAGGTGGGGGAGCAGCGGCGGGTGCTGCCCGCGCAGACGGTCGTCGCCGCGCTCGGGTTCACCGCCGATCTGGGGCCGATCGAGCAGTGGGGGCTCGACCTGGACAAGCGCAGCATCAAGGTGGACACCACCATGCGCACCAACCGGGAGAAGATCTACGCCGCCGGGGACGTGGCGAGCTACCCGGGCAAGGTCAAGCTCATCGCGACCGGGTTCGGCGAGGCCGCCACCGCGGTCAACAACATCGCCGTGGAGCTCGACCCCGCCGCGCACCTCTTCCCCGGGCACTCCTCGAACAAGGGCTGA
- a CDS encoding trypsin-like serine protease codes for MRIRPLLTGALAVGAAAAMASPAAAADDPAPLIVGGHDAAEPYSFMISLQNGGSHSCGASLIKPDWAVTAAHCVEGGQPDQFQVRVGSLQHASGGEEAGVSEINVHPSADIAVFKLDKAVSAAPIPIAAESGATGTETRIIGWGQTSPAPGGEAPANLQELDTSIVDDGECSGITGESEICTSNPGGDSGACYGDSGGPQIKGTPGNWELIGATSRAGNNDSNCATGPSIYTDVSALSDWVEQNTGA; via the coding sequence ATGCGCATCCGCCCCCTGCTGACCGGAGCGCTCGCCGTGGGCGCCGCTGCGGCGATGGCCTCGCCCGCCGCAGCAGCCGACGACCCGGCGCCGCTGATCGTCGGCGGGCACGACGCCGCCGAGCCCTACTCGTTCATGATCTCCCTGCAGAACGGCGGCTCGCACAGCTGCGGCGCCTCGCTGATCAAGCCGGACTGGGCGGTCACCGCCGCGCACTGCGTCGAGGGCGGCCAGCCCGACCAGTTCCAGGTGCGGGTGGGCAGCCTGCAGCACGCCAGCGGCGGCGAAGAGGCGGGCGTCAGCGAGATCAACGTCCACCCGTCCGCGGACATCGCGGTGTTCAAGCTGGACAAGGCGGTTTCGGCGGCGCCGATCCCGATCGCGGCCGAGTCCGGCGCGACCGGCACCGAGACCCGCATCATCGGCTGGGGCCAGACTAGCCCGGCGCCCGGCGGTGAAGCACCGGCCAACCTGCAGGAACTGGACACCTCGATCGTCGACGACGGCGAGTGCAGCGGCATCACCGGCGAGTCCGAGATCTGCACGTCGAACCCCGGCGGCGACTCCGGCGCCTGCTACGGCGACTCCGGCGGGCCGCAGATCAAGGGCACCCCCGGCAACTGGGAGCTGATCGGCGCGACCAGCCGCGCGGGCAACAACGACTCGAACTGCGCCACCGGACCGTCGATCTACACCGACGTCTCGGCGCTGTCCGACTGGGTCGAGCAGAACACCGGCGCCTGA
- the glpX gene encoding class II fructose-bisphosphatase: MSTSTTQSRHEAPDRNLAMELVRVTEAAAMAGGRWTGRGDKNSGDGAAVDAMRKLIGTVSMRGVVVIGEGEKDEAPMLFNGEEVGNGNGPECDVAVDPIDGTTLLSKGMPNALAVLAVAERGAMFDPSAVFYMEKLAVGPEAADVVDISAPVAENVRRVAKAKHIDVSDVTVCILDRPRHDKLVSEVREAGARIQFISDGDVAGAIAAARPDSGVDMLMGIGGTPEGIITASALKCMDGEIQTRLWPKDDTERQQVIDAGHDVERVLTTSDLVRGDNVFFCATGITDGALLKGVHYRANRCSTQSIVMRSKSGTVRVIEGSHRLAKLREYSNVDLDGQDTGRHGA, from the coding sequence ATGAGCACGTCCACCACGCAGAGCCGCCACGAAGCGCCTGACCGCAACCTCGCGATGGAACTCGTGCGGGTCACCGAGGCCGCCGCGATGGCCGGCGGCCGTTGGACCGGGCGCGGCGACAAGAACTCCGGCGACGGCGCCGCCGTGGACGCGATGCGCAAGCTGATCGGCACCGTGTCGATGCGCGGCGTCGTGGTCATCGGCGAAGGCGAGAAGGACGAAGCGCCGATGCTGTTCAACGGCGAAGAGGTCGGCAACGGCAACGGCCCCGAGTGCGACGTCGCGGTGGACCCGATCGACGGCACCACGCTGCTGAGCAAGGGGATGCCGAACGCGCTCGCGGTGCTCGCGGTGGCCGAGCGCGGCGCGATGTTCGACCCCTCGGCGGTGTTCTACATGGAGAAGCTGGCGGTGGGACCGGAAGCGGCGGACGTGGTGGACATCTCCGCGCCGGTCGCCGAGAACGTCCGCCGGGTCGCCAAGGCCAAGCACATCGACGTCTCGGACGTGACGGTGTGCATCCTGGACCGGCCGCGGCACGACAAGCTGGTTTCCGAGGTGCGCGAGGCGGGCGCCCGGATCCAGTTCATCTCGGACGGCGACGTCGCGGGCGCGATCGCGGCGGCCCGCCCGGACAGCGGCGTGGACATGCTGATGGGGATCGGCGGTACGCCGGAGGGCATCATCACCGCCTCCGCGCTCAAGTGCATGGACGGCGAGATCCAGACGCGGCTGTGGCCGAAGGACGACACCGAGCGGCAGCAGGTGATCGACGCCGGGCACGACGTGGAGCGAGTGCTGACGACCTCGGACCTGGTGCGCGGGGACAACGTGTTCTTCTGCGCCACCGGGATCACCGACGGGGCGCTGCTGAAGGGCGTGCACTACCGCGCGAACCGGTGCAGCACGCAGTCGATCGTGATGCGGTCGAAGTCCGGCACGGTGCGGGTGATCGAGGGTTCGCACCGGCTGGCGAAGCTGCGCGAGTACTCCAACGTCGACCTGGACGGCCAGGACACCGGCCGGCACGGCGCCTGA
- a CDS encoding exodeoxyribonuclease VII small subunit, translating into MTNEQQDEQFDPVADHPEVAELGYEQARDELAEVVKQLEAGGLSLEDSLALWERGEALATVCERHLAGARERVERALASVEEPAESE; encoded by the coding sequence GTGACCAACGAGCAGCAGGACGAGCAGTTCGACCCGGTCGCCGATCACCCCGAAGTCGCCGAACTCGGCTACGAGCAGGCGCGGGACGAGCTGGCCGAGGTGGTCAAGCAGCTCGAGGCAGGTGGGCTGTCGCTCGAGGACTCGCTGGCGCTGTGGGAACGCGGCGAAGCGCTGGCCACGGTGTGCGAACGGCACCTCGCGGGCGCCCGGGAACGCGTGGAGCGCGCGCTGGCATCGGTGGAGGAGCCCGCCGAGTCCGAGTGA
- the xseA gene encoding exodeoxyribonuclease VII large subunit produces the protein MPPNNPTPNNPGASSSPTPTSPEQPWPVRTVARKVADWIHRLGDVWVEGQLTQIKIRQGNATAFMVLRDPSAEVSLSLTCSSALLRQQDPPLTDGSRVVVHGKFSFFLGRGTLSLRVDEIRAVGVGELLARIERLRALLRAEGLFDPARKRALPFLPNKIGLVTGRASAAEHDVLSNAELRWPAVRFEIRNVAVQGSTAVPQILDALGELDRDPEVDVIVLARGGGSVEDLLPFSDEALCRAVSTCRTPVVSAIGHEPDSPLLDHVADVRCSTPTGAGKRVVPDMAEETQRVAQLRDRARRALHGWVDRERRLLDSLRSRPVLADPHGPLQRRSEQVQVARDRARRAITTVLTAEGHAMAATRSRLTTLGPAATLARGYAVVQRVDPEGADGVLRSVEDAPPGTELRVRVVDGAVRAVVPE, from the coding sequence GTGCCCCCGAACAATCCGACGCCGAACAATCCGGGCGCATCGAGCAGCCCCACTCCGACCAGCCCGGAGCAGCCGTGGCCGGTGCGGACCGTGGCGCGCAAGGTCGCCGACTGGATCCACCGGCTCGGCGACGTGTGGGTGGAAGGTCAGCTCACCCAGATCAAGATCCGGCAGGGCAACGCGACGGCGTTCATGGTGCTGCGCGACCCGTCCGCCGAGGTATCGCTGAGCCTGACCTGCTCGTCGGCGCTGCTGCGCCAGCAGGATCCGCCGCTGACCGACGGCAGCCGCGTGGTGGTGCACGGCAAGTTCTCGTTCTTCCTCGGCCGCGGGACGCTGAGCCTGCGGGTCGACGAGATCCGCGCGGTCGGCGTCGGCGAGCTGCTGGCCCGCATCGAACGGCTCCGGGCGCTGCTGCGCGCCGAGGGGCTGTTCGATCCGGCGCGCAAGCGCGCACTGCCGTTCCTGCCGAACAAGATCGGCCTGGTCACCGGGCGTGCCTCTGCCGCGGAGCACGACGTGCTCAGCAACGCCGAACTGCGCTGGCCCGCGGTGCGCTTCGAGATCCGCAACGTCGCCGTGCAGGGTTCGACCGCGGTGCCGCAGATCCTCGATGCGCTGGGCGAGCTGGACCGCGACCCCGAGGTGGACGTGATCGTGCTCGCCCGCGGCGGCGGCAGCGTGGAGGACCTGCTGCCGTTCTCCGACGAGGCGCTGTGCCGGGCGGTGTCGACCTGCCGCACCCCGGTGGTCAGCGCGATCGGGCACGAACCGGACTCACCGCTGCTGGACCACGTCGCCGATGTGCGCTGCTCCACCCCCACCGGGGCGGGCAAACGCGTCGTACCGGACATGGCCGAAGAGACCCAGCGGGTGGCGCAGCTGCGCGACCGCGCCCGGCGGGCGCTACACGGATGGGTGGATCGCGAGCGCAGGCTGCTGGACTCGTTGCGCAGCCGCCCGGTGCTCGCCGACCCGCACGGACCGCTGCAGCGCAGATCAGAGCAGGTGCAGGTGGCGCGGGACCGGGCACGGCGGGCGATCACGACGGTGCTCACCGCCGAGGGGCACGCGATGGCCGCGACTCGATCACGCTTGACGACCCTCGGTCCGGCGGCCACTCTTGCTCGCGGGTACGCGGTTGTGCAGCGCGTCGATCCCGAGGGCGCGGACGGTGTCCTGCGCTCGGTCGAGGACGCGCCACCGGGAACCGAACTGCGGGTCCGAGTCGTTGACGGTGCGGTGCGCGCCGTCGTACCCGAATGA
- a CDS encoding lipid droplet-associated protein — MSSFPLPIRVAAGLAAVTVEEAKRLPGQLLGLPVTVVSQALQVSMRVQQQVTELAIKGDEALSALRGTEQQPEWATFDEDEQPGPAGGDAAGGTGTAEPAPGPVTDLGEPSALGDDLAVLPEYDQMSLPQLRGKLRGFSESELVVLLEHEQQHARRQDFERMLSNRLERLRQ; from the coding sequence ATGTCGTCGTTTCCGTTGCCGATCCGGGTCGCGGCCGGGCTCGCGGCCGTCACCGTCGAAGAGGCCAAGCGCCTGCCGGGTCAGCTGCTCGGCCTGCCGGTCACCGTCGTCAGCCAGGCGTTGCAAGTGTCGATGCGGGTGCAGCAGCAGGTCACCGAACTGGCCATCAAAGGCGACGAGGCGCTGTCCGCGCTGCGCGGCACCGAGCAGCAGCCGGAGTGGGCGACCTTCGACGAGGACGAACAGCCCGGTCCCGCCGGTGGCGACGCCGCAGGCGGCACGGGCACGGCCGAGCCGGCACCGGGACCGGTCACCGACCTGGGAGAACCGTCCGCGCTCGGCGACGACCTCGCGGTGCTACCGGAGTACGACCAGATGAGCCTGCCGCAACTGCGCGGCAAGCTGCGCGGGTTCTCCGAGTCCGAGCTGGTGGTGCTGCTGGAGCACGAGCAGCAGCACGCACGGCGCCAGGATTTCGAGCGGATGCTCTCGAACCGCCTGGAACGCCTGCGGCAGTGA
- a CDS encoding 4-hydroxy-3-methylbut-2-enyl diphosphate reductase, which produces MTTSPQATEPANSADHADQAGPGAAPDATNSAAAQKRVLLAKPRGYCAGVDRAVDTVEKALETYGPPVYVRKEIVHNKHVVQTLEERGVIFVEEASEVPEGALVVFSAHGVSPAVHEEAKNRNLRTIDATCPLVTKVHKEVNRFARDDYDILLIGHEGHEEVEGTSGEAPDRVQLVDKPEDVDKVDVRDPNKVVWLSQTTLSVDETMERVDQIKDRFPDLQAPPSDDICYATSNRQVAVKAMAAECDLVLVVGSQNSSNSKRLVEVAMQAGATDAHLVDYAEQIEESWFDDVSTVGVTSGASVPDVLVMQVLDHLAERGWGDVEEVTTANEKVSFALPRELRKDLKDNPDSPKGVR; this is translated from the coding sequence ATGACGACCTCGCCGCAGGCCACCGAGCCCGCCAACTCGGCAGACCACGCTGACCAGGCAGGACCCGGCGCAGCGCCGGACGCGACGAACTCGGCCGCTGCGCAGAAGCGGGTGCTGCTGGCCAAGCCCCGCGGCTACTGCGCCGGCGTGGACCGCGCCGTCGACACCGTCGAGAAGGCGCTGGAGACCTACGGTCCGCCGGTGTACGTGCGCAAGGAGATCGTGCACAACAAGCACGTCGTGCAGACCCTCGAAGAGCGCGGCGTGATCTTCGTGGAGGAGGCCTCCGAGGTCCCCGAGGGCGCGCTGGTCGTGTTCTCCGCGCACGGCGTTTCGCCCGCGGTGCACGAGGAGGCCAAGAACCGCAACCTGCGCACCATCGACGCCACCTGCCCGCTGGTGACGAAGGTGCACAAGGAGGTCAACCGGTTCGCCCGCGACGACTACGACATCCTGCTGATCGGTCACGAGGGCCACGAGGAGGTCGAGGGCACCTCGGGCGAGGCCCCGGACCGGGTGCAGCTGGTCGACAAGCCCGAGGACGTCGACAAGGTCGACGTGCGCGACCCGAACAAGGTCGTGTGGCTGTCGCAGACCACGCTCAGCGTGGACGAGACGATGGAGCGGGTCGACCAGATCAAGGACCGGTTCCCGGATCTGCAGGCGCCGCCGAGCGACGACATCTGCTACGCCACCTCCAACCGGCAGGTGGCGGTGAAGGCGATGGCCGCGGAATGCGATCTGGTCCTGGTGGTCGGCTCGCAGAATTCGTCCAATTCCAAGCGGCTGGTCGAGGTCGCGATGCAGGCGGGCGCCACCGACGCGCACCTGGTCGACTACGCTGAGCAGATCGAGGAATCCTGGTTCGACGACGTCTCCACCGTCGGCGTCACCAGCGGTGCTTCGGTGCCGGACGTGCTGGTCATGCAGGTTCTCGACCATCTCGCCGAGCGCGGCTGGGGTGATGTCGAGGAGGTCACCACCGCGAACGAGAAGGTGTCCTTCGCGCTGCCGCGGGAATTGCGCAAGGACCTCAAGGACAACCCGGACTCGCCCAAGGGCGTGCGCTGA
- a CDS encoding DUF6542 domain-containing protein has translation MTATRERQSAPSPDDGAPRWSERSAFGNRRGVPLWGALLLALGLAVLGTAADLLINAKTATLTNSGLVIGCVLAVLLVRRASVFGPMVQPPLVTLVVPVLAMAFGAGSGSKGISGLALELVNPLINSFPMMATTTGVCVAIGLVRMFLLQRARDAESGDPEATAQKKPVRDRQPRKDSAKQEARSKEGAKRDERGRPQRRPAEGQGNRPRPDSGGAARGRPAPEQGGRPRPAPGGARGEGKPDRGERAPGRGSGGRGGERGTPPGRGQPPRGGGRGEGGGRPAPGRGRAEPPRQGQPRQGQPRQGGPGQGGPRQGGPNPGGQKPGGEPPRRPRRSRGDDFFD, from the coding sequence GTGACCGCCACACGCGAGCGCCAGAGCGCCCCCTCCCCCGACGACGGCGCCCCCCGATGGTCCGAACGGTCCGCGTTCGGCAACCGCAGAGGCGTCCCGCTATGGGGCGCGCTGCTGCTCGCACTCGGCCTGGCGGTGCTGGGCACGGCAGCCGACCTGCTGATCAACGCCAAGACCGCGACGCTGACCAACTCGGGGTTGGTGATCGGCTGCGTGCTGGCGGTCCTGCTGGTGCGGCGCGCGAGCGTGTTCGGGCCGATGGTGCAGCCGCCGCTGGTCACGCTGGTGGTGCCGGTGCTGGCGATGGCGTTCGGCGCCGGATCGGGCAGCAAGGGCATCTCGGGCCTCGCGCTGGAACTGGTCAACCCGTTGATCAACAGCTTCCCGATGATGGCGACCACCACCGGTGTGTGCGTGGCGATCGGGCTGGTGCGGATGTTCCTGCTGCAACGCGCGCGGGACGCCGAAAGCGGTGATCCGGAGGCGACCGCGCAGAAGAAGCCGGTCCGCGACCGGCAGCCGCGGAAGGACTCCGCGAAGCAGGAAGCTCGCAGCAAGGAAGGCGCGAAGCGGGACGAGCGCGGCCGTCCGCAGCGCCGCCCCGCCGAAGGGCAGGGCAACCGGCCGCGGCCGGACTCCGGGGGTGCCGCGCGCGGCCGTCCCGCTCCCGAGCAGGGCGGCAGACCGCGACCGGCGCCCGGCGGTGCCCGCGGCGAAGGCAAACCGGATCGCGGTGAGCGCGCGCCGGGGCGCGGCTCCGGCGGGCGCGGCGGCGAGCGGGGCACGCCGCCCGGACGCGGACAGCCTCCGCGCGGGGGCGGGCGCGGCGAGGGCGGCGGCCGGCCGGCGCCCGGCCGCGGCAGGGCCGAGCCGCCGCGCCAGGGCCAACCTCGCCAGGGCCAACCGCGGCAGGGCGGGCCCGGCCAGGGCGGCCCCAGGCAGGGCGGCCCGAATCCGGGTGGGCAGAAACCCGGCGGCGAACCGCCGCGGCGCCCGCGGCGTTCCCGGGGCGACGACTTCTTCGACTGA